A genomic window from Streptomyces sp. NBC_00234 includes:
- a CDS encoding MFS transporter, whose translation MSASKWGVLLVLCGAIFLEGIDVAMLNVALPAIRADLGLSTGELQWVMSAYVLGYGGFMLLGGRAADLFGRRRMFLLWLTVFLLFSGLGGFATEGWMLIVARFVTGVAAAFMTPAGLSIITTGFAEGPERNKALLIYSGTAAGGFTIGLVAGGLLTAVGWRWVFFAPVVLSFLILVAALAFVPTSERPDRTGKRVDAAGALTVTSALVLIVLGIERAAHAGFAASAGTLLAGLAFLAAFLLIERRSAEPLVRLGIFRNGSLVRANLSAMLFAAGFFGFQFLVVLYLQELRDWSTLQTSFAMLVIGVDAILSPTLTPRLVNRFGNAKVIFGGLLLAVLSYGLFLPLGADWSYAAMFPSLIVLGLAFSLAYGPLTIVATEGIAEEEQGLAGGLLYTAFQFGAALGLSAVTAVSVAATHAETPAALLDGYRAGLLVPFVAAILAAAVSAFGLRTRRGTGPAPSMGAAAERTDVPVSR comes from the coding sequence ATGAGCGCGAGCAAGTGGGGCGTCCTGCTCGTGCTGTGCGGCGCGATCTTCCTCGAAGGTATCGATGTCGCCATGCTCAACGTGGCGCTGCCGGCGATCCGGGCCGACCTCGGCCTCTCCACCGGTGAGCTGCAGTGGGTCATGAGCGCATACGTCCTCGGTTACGGCGGCTTCATGCTCCTCGGCGGACGCGCGGCCGATCTGTTCGGACGCCGCCGGATGTTCCTCCTCTGGCTCACCGTCTTCCTGCTGTTCTCCGGGCTCGGCGGATTCGCCACCGAGGGGTGGATGCTGATCGTCGCGCGATTCGTCACGGGCGTCGCCGCGGCCTTCATGACCCCTGCGGGTCTTTCCATCATCACCACCGGCTTCGCCGAGGGCCCGGAACGGAACAAGGCCCTCCTCATCTACTCGGGCACCGCTGCGGGAGGGTTCACGATCGGGCTGGTCGCCGGTGGGCTGCTCACCGCCGTCGGCTGGCGGTGGGTCTTCTTCGCCCCGGTCGTCCTCTCCTTCCTCATCCTCGTCGCGGCTCTCGCCTTCGTCCCCACGTCGGAACGCCCGGACAGAACGGGTAAGCGCGTCGACGCCGCCGGTGCGCTCACCGTCACCTCGGCCCTCGTGCTGATCGTGCTGGGTATCGAGCGTGCGGCCCACGCCGGTTTCGCGGCCAGCGCCGGCACCTTGCTCGCCGGGCTGGCGTTCCTCGCGGCCTTCCTCCTCATCGAACGGCGCTCCGCCGAGCCGCTGGTCCGCCTGGGCATCTTCCGCAACGGCTCCCTGGTGCGGGCGAACCTCTCGGCGATGCTGTTCGCCGCCGGGTTCTTCGGCTTCCAGTTCCTGGTCGTGCTGTACCTCCAGGAACTGCGCGACTGGTCGACACTGCAGACGAGCTTCGCGATGCTGGTCATCGGGGTCGACGCGATTCTCTCGCCGACCCTCACCCCACGGCTGGTCAACCGCTTCGGCAACGCCAAGGTGATCTTCGGGGGGCTCCTGCTGGCGGTGCTCTCCTACGGGCTGTTCCTCCCCCTGGGCGCGGACTGGAGCTACGCGGCGATGTTCCCGAGCCTGATCGTCCTCGGCCTCGCGTTCTCCCTGGCGTACGGCCCGCTCACCATCGTGGCCACGGAAGGGATCGCCGAGGAGGAGCAGGGGCTCGCGGGCGGACTCCTCTACACCGCCTTCCAGTTCGGCGCCGCCCTCGGGCTCTCCGCGGTCACCGCGGTCAGCGTGGCGGCCACGCACGCGGAGACTCCCGCCGCACTGCTGGACGGCTACCGGGCCGGCCTGCTCGTCCCGTTCGTGGCGGCGATCCTCGCAGCTGCCGTCAGCGCGTTCGGTCTCCGCACCCGGCGGGGCACTGGGCCGGCCCCCTCGATGGGCGCAGCCGCTGAACGTACCGACGTCCCCGTCTCCCGCTGA
- a CDS encoding TetR/AcrR family transcriptional regulator: MTSTPRPARTRKTAEERRTEILQTAARLALERGIERVTMQLVADELGVRPGLISHYFPTIDDLLCEAFARAVTGERDALLPSTEAGLPPTRRLSLLLNRLGSEDFVALGRLWLNARHLSRYRPNLRRTVAEQEAIMRDTLTAVIEDGVRSGDFAPSDALEACVIILVTIDGLGSYANDDLGFTHPALDTIVFTTAERELGLPPGALSDSD, encoded by the coding sequence ATGACGTCAACCCCCAGGCCGGCGCGGACCCGCAAGACTGCGGAGGAGCGGCGGACCGAGATCCTGCAGACCGCTGCCCGTCTCGCACTGGAACGGGGCATCGAGCGCGTGACGATGCAGCTCGTCGCCGACGAGCTAGGGGTACGACCAGGTCTGATCAGCCACTACTTTCCGACGATCGACGACCTGCTGTGCGAGGCCTTCGCCCGAGCGGTCACAGGCGAACGCGACGCCCTGCTGCCGTCGACGGAGGCCGGCCTACCGCCGACGCGCCGGCTGAGCCTCCTGCTGAACCGCCTCGGGAGCGAGGACTTCGTCGCTCTCGGCAGGCTGTGGCTCAACGCCCGCCACCTTTCCCGCTACCGCCCCAACCTGCGGCGCACCGTTGCCGAGCAGGAGGCGATCATGCGTGACACCCTCACCGCCGTGATCGAGGACGGCGTACGAAGTGGCGACTTCGCCCCCAGCGACGCCCTGGAAGCCTGCGTGATCATCCTCGTGACGATCGACGGCCTCGGCAGCTACGCGAACGACGACCTGGGATTCACCCACCCCGCACTCGACACGATCGTGTTCACCACGGCCGAGCGCGAACTCGGCCTCCCCCCTGGCGCCTTGAGCGACAGCGACTGA
- a CDS encoding LysR family transcriptional regulator, whose translation MDQSELECFLVLAEELHFGRTATRLRLSRARVSQLVQKLERRVGAPLFTRTSRSVALTALGSRLRDDLEPHYRGIENALARAVTSARGIEGVLHVGFSTPLAGEMVMKATEKLRVSHPELTVEVCEVPLSDPYGMLRKGDFDLQLTDFPVQEDDLTRGPTLLAEDRVLAVAAGHPLAGRDAVTLEDLTGVPLLTIAGDIPEYWLDHQLPTRTPSGRPIEQGPSVTNFQEALTLVAGGKGALLAGAHIALYHGRPGISYVPVAGDKPLGYSLMWRSDGGNRATELFARTAREIARDMAPADPRRALPG comes from the coding sequence GTGGACCAGAGCGAACTCGAATGCTTTCTCGTACTCGCCGAAGAACTGCACTTCGGCCGGACCGCCACCCGCCTGCGCCTCTCCCGCGCCCGGGTGAGCCAGCTCGTCCAGAAGCTGGAGCGCCGCGTCGGAGCGCCGCTGTTCACGCGCACGAGCCGCAGCGTGGCCCTCACCGCCCTGGGCAGCCGCCTCCGTGACGACCTCGAACCCCACTACCGCGGCATCGAGAACGCCCTGGCACGAGCCGTCACGTCTGCACGCGGCATCGAGGGGGTCCTGCACGTCGGCTTCTCGACACCCCTGGCCGGAGAGATGGTGATGAAGGCGACCGAGAAGCTGCGCGTCAGCCATCCCGAACTCACCGTCGAGGTCTGCGAGGTGCCGCTCTCCGACCCGTACGGAATGCTGCGGAAGGGCGACTTCGACCTCCAGCTGACGGATTTCCCGGTCCAGGAGGACGACTTGACCCGCGGACCGACGCTTCTGGCCGAGGACAGGGTGCTGGCGGTCGCCGCCGGGCACCCCCTGGCCGGACGGGACGCGGTGACGCTCGAAGACCTGACCGGTGTTCCGTTGCTGACGATCGCGGGAGACATCCCGGAGTACTGGCTGGATCATCAGCTGCCGACGCGCACCCCCAGCGGCAGGCCGATCGAGCAGGGCCCGTCCGTCACCAACTTCCAGGAGGCACTGACGCTCGTCGCCGGTGGCAAGGGGGCCCTCCTGGCAGGGGCCCACATCGCCCTCTACCACGGCCGTCCCGGCATCTCCTACGTCCCGGTGGCAGGAGACAAGCCCCTCGGATACAGCCTGATGTGGCGGTCCGACGGCGGCAACCGTGCGACGGAACTCTTCGCTCGCACAGCACGCGAGATCGCACGGGACATGGCTCCGGCCGATCCCAGGAGAGCGCTGCCCGGCTGA
- a CDS encoding pyridoxamine 5'-phosphate oxidase family protein, translating into MTTTVSEFSEIQDSFLDYVRDIKYATMITVDRRNRPRARVLLPVWEIVDGGPVGWLAAYRTPVKSAHLAGNPHTTYSYWNPRQNAVFVDSVSTWADDEESRRHAWDLYKRGGPPGVGYDPVHYWRGGPDDPGYHVLRIDPWRIQLVRGSDLRSTLWRGQDPAPGVTSSAAPGDPDEAATS; encoded by the coding sequence ATGACCACCACCGTCAGCGAGTTCTCCGAGATCCAGGACTCCTTCCTCGACTACGTCCGCGACATCAAGTACGCGACCATGATCACCGTCGACCGTCGGAACCGCCCGCGCGCCCGTGTGCTGCTGCCCGTGTGGGAGATCGTCGACGGCGGGCCGGTCGGCTGGCTCGCGGCGTACCGGACCCCGGTCAAAAGCGCGCACCTCGCGGGCAACCCCCACACGACGTACTCGTACTGGAATCCCCGCCAGAACGCGGTCTTCGTGGACAGCGTCTCCACCTGGGCCGACGACGAGGAATCCAGACGTCACGCGTGGGACCTGTACAAGCGGGGCGGTCCGCCGGGGGTGGGCTACGACCCGGTCCACTACTGGCGTGGCGGTCCCGACGATCCCGGCTACCACGTCCTGCGGATCGATCCCTGGCGCATACAGCTCGTCCGCGGGTCCGATCTGCGCAGCACGCTGTGGCGGGGGCAGGACCCGGCCCCGGGGGTCACCTCGTCCGCCGCCCCGGGGGACCCGGACGAGGCCGCCACCAGCTGA
- a CDS encoding purine-cytosine permease family protein, which yields MQRSPEGPVTAVTAPGRDRAGSLESRGIDVVPDSERHGTARELFSIWAAPNVSYLSFVVGGTLILMGLPLAEAMAVIVAGNLFWLLTGFIAVSGPAAGTSGSVISRAMYGVVGNKIVVALTGWLIAALYLALNWSAASLAGLGMTAQLGVPQSASLDAAVVCLIAGVTILIAIYGHATIVRLYGALTIFLTLVFLALSVMVLGHTDWSYTPAEPLTGLEHAVALASGLTIVASAPLSYSNSPDLARYLPRQTSGRAIALWTAFGAFLPSVVFTAIGALAATTLDMSDPQAALESIMPPWFVPAFVTAVVVNTVANNGITAYSSGLSMQSIGVRLPRTIAVLVIGVIGTTMTLFALLVFDFLTSVNTMTELVVVITGPCMAVYATDVILRRNRYDGEQLHDESRTSPFWYRAGVNWAGALATLAGATAATLCAGSTSWDGPLASAMGGLNLAIPVGVLGSAALYWFLGRACGVFSSATVQRGRSRV from the coding sequence ATGCAGCGTTCTCCGGAAGGCCCAGTCACGGCCGTAACCGCTCCCGGACGTGACCGAGCGGGCTCGCTCGAGAGCCGGGGCATCGACGTCGTGCCCGACTCGGAGCGGCACGGCACAGCCCGTGAGCTGTTCTCCATCTGGGCTGCGCCGAACGTGAGTTACCTGAGCTTCGTGGTCGGCGGAACCCTCATCCTGATGGGGCTGCCCTTGGCCGAGGCGATGGCCGTCATCGTCGCCGGGAACCTCTTCTGGCTTCTGACCGGCTTCATCGCCGTCAGCGGCCCCGCCGCGGGCACCTCCGGTTCCGTGATCTCCCGGGCCATGTACGGCGTGGTCGGGAACAAGATCGTCGTCGCGCTCACCGGCTGGCTCATCGCCGCGCTCTACCTGGCACTGAACTGGTCGGCGGCCTCCCTGGCCGGCCTCGGCATGACGGCCCAGCTGGGCGTACCGCAGTCCGCGTCCCTGGATGCCGCGGTGGTCTGTCTGATCGCGGGCGTCACCATCCTCATCGCCATCTACGGGCACGCGACGATCGTCCGTCTGTACGGCGCGCTGACCATCTTCCTCACCCTGGTGTTCCTTGCCCTGAGCGTGATGGTCCTCGGGCACACGGACTGGTCCTACACGCCTGCCGAACCGCTCACCGGGCTCGAACACGCCGTCGCCCTGGCATCCGGCCTCACCATCGTCGCCTCCGCGCCCCTGTCGTACTCCAACAGCCCCGACCTCGCCCGCTACCTGCCGCGGCAGACCAGTGGACGTGCCATCGCGCTGTGGACCGCGTTCGGCGCCTTCCTGCCGAGCGTCGTCTTCACGGCGATCGGTGCCCTCGCGGCGACCACGCTCGACATGAGCGACCCGCAGGCCGCACTGGAGAGCATCATGCCGCCTTGGTTCGTTCCCGCCTTCGTCACCGCCGTGGTGGTGAACACCGTGGCGAACAACGGCATCACCGCCTACAGTTCCGGCCTCTCGATGCAGTCCATCGGTGTACGACTGCCCCGGACGATCGCCGTGCTGGTCATCGGTGTCATCGGCACCACCATGACCCTCTTCGCTCTCCTGGTCTTCGACTTCCTCACCTCGGTCAACACCATGACGGAGCTGGTCGTGGTGATCACCGGCCCATGCATGGCCGTCTACGCCACCGACGTCATCCTCCGACGCAACCGCTACGACGGCGAGCAGCTCCACGACGAGAGCCGCACCAGCCCCTTCTGGTACCGCGCGGGCGTCAACTGGGCCGGTGCACTGGCCACCCTGGCCGGCGCCACCGCCGCGACACTGTGTGCCGGTTCGACCTCCTGGGACGGGCCGCTCGCCTCCGCTATGGGCGGACTCAACCTCGCGATACCCGTCGGTGTTCTCGGCTCCGCGGCCTTGTACTGGTTCCTGGGACGCGCATGCGGCGTCTTCTCGAGTGCGACCGTTCAGCGCGGACGGAGCCGGGTGTGA
- a CDS encoding amidohydrolase, with the protein MNADLIVRAARVENFDSVPAAATATVVAIHDGRIVAVGGDHVLRHWEGNTTEVLDFPGATLTPGLTDAHAHPVWGAIEVGTGLDLGGATTLDEVHLRIARRLADQGPASWVTGFDLDVNVFGGEPDGHSLERRFPGVPISLMTRDAHALVVSPAAVRHIGLTGAETFDDASEIVVGPDGRPTGFVLELQAMELVFAHYPDVPLPVAAQHVGNRLRAFAATGLTGLHALDFTAPSEDVYRSIEENGDLPLRVRCSPLVPADSTRSVWETVATQQGLAGRRWNVAGAKFMLDGTADNGSAWFEHPDVFGQNRRPLWKDMERYREAIRFFTERGIPTVTHAIGDRAVRTALDVIEETGHAASAPHRIEHIESIPDDLLPRFAALGVVAGLQPVHATRMTRADQSDNWSHRIGPQRAAHGWRTRDLLDHGAVVALGSDWPIGIGDPRIALSDAQLRRPVDQPMTAPVQPGQRISAREAYAGMTRAPAVAAGAADQLGRIAPGYLADLTVFARDPLGLTPEEQAGNPVLATIVGGSVLHHTPQEGAP; encoded by the coding sequence GTGAACGCCGACCTCATCGTGCGTGCCGCGCGGGTGGAGAACTTCGACTCCGTACCCGCTGCAGCCACGGCCACCGTGGTGGCCATCCATGACGGCCGGATCGTCGCCGTGGGCGGGGACCACGTCCTGCGCCACTGGGAGGGGAACACCACCGAAGTGCTCGACTTCCCCGGGGCGACCCTCACCCCGGGCCTGACCGACGCCCACGCCCACCCGGTGTGGGGTGCCATCGAGGTCGGAACCGGCCTCGACCTCGGCGGAGCGACCACCCTCGACGAGGTGCACCTACGGATAGCGCGGCGACTTGCGGACCAGGGCCCCGCGTCGTGGGTGACCGGATTCGACCTCGACGTGAACGTCTTCGGCGGGGAACCCGACGGTCACTCGCTGGAGCGACGCTTTCCCGGTGTGCCCATCTCCCTCATGACGCGTGACGCGCACGCCCTCGTGGTCAGCCCCGCCGCGGTCCGCCACATCGGCCTCACCGGCGCGGAGACCTTCGACGACGCATCCGAGATCGTCGTCGGCCCCGACGGCCGGCCCACCGGCTTCGTCCTTGAACTCCAGGCCATGGAACTCGTCTTCGCCCACTACCCCGACGTACCGCTTCCCGTCGCGGCCCAGCACGTCGGCAACCGGCTACGCGCCTTCGCGGCCACGGGCCTCACCGGGCTGCACGCACTGGACTTCACCGCACCGTCCGAAGACGTCTACCGGAGCATCGAGGAGAACGGGGACCTGCCGCTGCGCGTGCGCTGTTCACCGCTCGTTCCCGCCGACTCCACGCGGAGTGTCTGGGAGACGGTCGCCACCCAACAGGGCCTCGCCGGGCGCCGCTGGAACGTCGCGGGCGCCAAGTTCATGCTGGACGGCACCGCTGACAACGGCTCCGCCTGGTTCGAGCACCCCGATGTCTTCGGACAGAACCGCCGCCCCCTGTGGAAGGACATGGAACGCTACCGCGAGGCCATCCGGTTCTTCACCGAGCGTGGGATCCCCACCGTTACGCACGCCATCGGCGACCGGGCGGTACGCACCGCCCTCGACGTCATCGAGGAGACCGGCCACGCGGCATCCGCCCCCCACCGGATCGAGCACATCGAGTCGATTCCCGACGACCTTCTTCCCCGCTTCGCCGCCCTCGGCGTCGTCGCCGGCCTTCAGCCCGTGCACGCAACCCGCATGACCAGGGCCGACCAGAGCGACAACTGGTCCCACCGGATCGGGCCGCAGCGGGCCGCCCATGGCTGGCGCACGCGCGACCTGCTCGACCACGGTGCCGTCGTCGCCCTCGGATCCGACTGGCCCATCGGTATCGGCGACCCGCGCATCGCCCTCTCCGACGCGCAGCTGCGTCGGCCCGTGGACCAGCCGATGACCGCACCCGTCCAACCCGGCCAGCGCATCAGCGCCCGGGAAGCCTATGCGGGGATGACCCGGGCACCCGCCGTCGCCGCGGGCGCCGCCGACCAGCTCGGCCGGATCGCCCCCGGCTACCTGGCGGACCTCACCGTATTCGCCCGCGACCCCCTCGGCCTGACCCCTGAGGAACAGGCCGGCAACCCCGTCCTCGCCACGATCGTCGGTGGTTCCGTCCTCCACCACACGCCCCAGGAAGGTGCTCCGTGA